Proteins encoded by one window of Musa acuminata AAA Group cultivar baxijiao chromosome BXJ2-9, Cavendish_Baxijiao_AAA, whole genome shotgun sequence:
- the LOC135623654 gene encoding glucan endo-1,3-beta-glucosidase 8-like translates to MSAYQISICLIVVGICCSWADGLGVNWGTMATHPLPPRIVVRLLKDNGIRKVKIFDADAATMNALAGSGIEVMVAIPNNMLGYMIDYETAKKWVNQNVTRYNFQGGVNIKYVAVGNEPFLTTYNGSFLNLTLPALQNVQTALNNAGIGDTIKATVPLNADVYNSPVSNPVPSAGRFRADINDLMTEIVMFLNQSGAPFTVNIYPFLSLYDNPNFPVDYAFFDGTSTPVVDNGIQYTNVFDANFDTLVSALNAVGLGNLPIIVGEVGWPTDGDINAKVSYAQRFYNGLLRRLTVNRGTPLRPNQYIEVYMFSLIDEDAKSIDPGNFERHWGIFKYDGQPKYALDPTGQGQNMMPVAAKGVQYLPQKWCMFNPNGGGDMSKLGDNINYACSRSDCTALGYGSTCNGLDANGNASFAFNMYFQVQNQMAQSCFFQGLAVETTQNPSTADCNFTIQIVSSASACSPLLMVFVSVLALLFF, encoded by the exons ATGTCAGCATACCAGATCTCCATATGTCTCATCGTTGTTGGAATATGTTGTTCTTGGGCTGATGGCCTTGGAGTGAACTGGGGGACGATGGCGACACACCCGCTGCCGCCAAGGATCGTCGTGCGGCTCTTGAAGGATAATGGGATCAGGAAGGTTAAGATTTTTGATGCTGATGCTGCCACCATGAACGCGCTGGCTGGTTCTGGGATCGAGGTGATGGTAGCCATTCCAAACAATATGCTCGGATACATGATCGATTATGAGACAGCCAAGAAGTGGGTGAATCAGAATGTCACTCGATACAATTTCCAGGGAGGAGTGAACATCAA aTATGTAGCAGTTGGTAATGAGCCCTTCCTCACAACCTACAATGGCTCATTCTTGAACTTGACATTGCCGGCCCTTCAGAATGTCCAAACTGCTCTCAACAATGCAGGAATCGGCGACACGATTAAGGCCACAGTGCCTCTCAATGCTGATGTCTACAACTCACCTGTTAGCAATCCTGTCCCCTCAGCTGGGAGATTCAGAGCTGACATCAACGACCTCATGACTGAGATTGTCATGTTCCTCAACCAGAGCGGCGCGCCCTTCACCGTCAACATATACCCATTCCTGAGCTTATATGATAATCCCAACTTCCCTGTGGACTATGCTTTCTTTGATGGCACATCCACTCCTGTTGTGGACAATGGAATTCAGTACACTAATGTGTTTGATGCCAACTTTGATACGCTGGTCTCAGCTCTGAATGCAGTTGGCCTGGGCAATTTGCCGATCATTGTTGGAGAGGTTGGCTGGCCTACCGATGGTGACATAAATGCCAAGGTCTCCTACGCTCAGAGGTTCTACAATGGCCTGCTGAGGCGTTTAACAGTGAATCGAGGGACACCTCTCCGTCCCAACCAGTACATTGAAGTGTACATGTTCAGCTTGATCGATGAAGATGCCAAAAGCATTGACCCGGGGAACTTTGAACGCCATTGGGGGATCTTTAAGTATGACGGGCAGCCAAAGTACGCACTGGATCCTACTGGGCAGGGACAGAACATGATGCCTGTGGCCGCAAAGGGGGTGCAATACCTGCCTCAGAAGTGGTGCATGTTCAACCCAAATGGTGGTGGTGACATGAGCAAGCTGGGGGACAACATCAACTATGCATGttcaagatcagattgcactgcaCTTGGCTATGGGTCTACTTGCAATGGCTTGGATGCCAATGGGAATGCATCTTTTGCCTTCAACATGTACTTCCAGGTTCAGAACCAAATGGCCCAAAGCTGCTTCTTTCAAGGACTTGCTGTGGAGACGACACAGAACCCCTCAACAGCTGACTGCAACTTCACCATCCAGATTGTTTCATCTGCTTCAGCTTGCTCGCCATTGCTGATGGTGTTTGTATCAGTCCTTGCACTTTTGTTCTTCTAG